CGCTATGGTTTGCGCAAGTGATTTAATGGCCATCGCTGCAATAAGGGCTGTCAGAGAAAGTCATCTTAGAATCCCTGAGGACATCGCTTTTTTTGGTGTGGATAATCTGGAAATGGGAAAATATTCATCACCTCAGCTTTCAACGGTAGAAATCCCCAAATATGAAATGGGAAGAATGGCAGCGAAAACGATTATGGAAATGGTGGAAGAGGAAGTAAAACTTCCGATAAAGATGATTTTACCGTTTGAATTAGTCATTCGTGAGTCTTCTAAAATAAAACGAACCTAAAAGGTTCTTTTTTCAACAACTATTGGAAAACGTTTGGATTGAATCGGGAAAAATATTGGAAAACTAAATTTATTGAAGATAGGAGCGTTTAACATGAAACCACTGACAGCTATTTTGATCGGAGCAGGTGACAGAGGGGGAAGGGCTTATGCGCCTTATGCCTTAGAGTATCCGAATGAATTAAAGATTATCGGTTTGGCAGAGCCCAACAAAGAAAGAAGAATCAGATATCAGCAGGACCATCATATTTCTGATGAAAATTGTTATGAATCATGGGAAGAGATATTGAATCAAGAAACAAAAATTGCCGACATTGCCATTATCTGCACACTTGATCAAAATCATTTCAAGCCTACTATGAAGGCATTGGAATTGGGTTATCATGTTCTTTTAGAAAAACCAATGTCCCCAGATCCGGTCGAGTGTATTATGATGGAACGTGCTGCCCAAAAGTATAATCGCCAGTTTACCATCTGCCATGTCCTAAGGTATACGGAATTTTGGGCAACGATAAAAAAGATTATTTCTAAAGGGGACATTGGGAAGGTCGTATCTCTGCAACTAAATGAAAATGTGGAAGTCATGCATATGTCCCACAGCTTTGTCCGTGGCAATTGGAATAATAAGGGCAGGACGAGTCCGATGATTCTCCAAAAATCTTGTCATGATATGGATATTATTTCTTTTGTGATCGGCAAGGATTGTAAACAAGTTAGTTCATATGGTTCGCTCATGCATTTTAAGGAAGAAAATGCCCCCATTGGAGCACCAAATAGATGTCTAGATGGCTGTCCTGCCGAAATGGAATGTCCTTTTCACGCAGGCAGGTATTATCTTGGAGAAGGGAAAGGATGGGCAAAGAAATTTACAGAAGATGAAACAAACGAAGGCATTATAAAGGCATTGAATGAAACGCCCTATGGAAAATGTGTATATCGCTCAGATAATGATGTGGTCGATCATCAGGTGGTCAATATGGAATTCGAGGGTGGAGCTACAGCAACGTTCAGCATGTGCGGTTTTACAAGGGAACAAACACGGATTGTTCAAATCATGGGTACAAAAGGGGAAATACGTGGAAATATGGAGGAAAACCGTATATCCATCTTTGATTTTCTCACAAGACAGGAAACGGTCATCCATTTTGACAACCCCATTGGAGGACATGGCGGGGGAGATCAAGGCATTATGAGAACCTTCCTAAGAGAGATTCAATATGGAAATAAACAAGATAGTGTTTCTTCCGCTTCTGCATCCGTTAGAAGTCACCTAATGGCATTTGCTGCTGAAGAATCCAGGATAAATCAGGGTCAATCGATTAATATTGATGAATATTTTACTAGTTTAGCTGGAAGTGTTAAAAGTTAAAGAAATCTCCCAATATTAAAAGTTATCTAATTTAGGGAGGTGGTCATTGTCTAAAATTAGTGTTTGCAAGCTTCTCATACAGACTATTAGAGTTAGCAAAATTGTAAGGGTTATCATAGGGGAACAGGTCATCATACCATTCATGTCTAGGAGTACTTTTTTAGAAATCTACTAAACATTTAAGAGAAGGAAGGGAAACAAGATGAAAAAGTGGCTTATCATGCTTTTAACTGTATTTTTAGGATTACTGGGGTTAGCCGGATGTAGTGATAGTGATACCACCTCAGGAAATTCCAAGGATGGAAAAGTGGAAATAACGTACGGATTTTGGGATAAGAAACAAGTCCCTGCGATTGAAGAAATTATTAAATTATTTAACGAAAAGAATCCGAACATTAACGTGAAAATAGAGCTAACTCCTTATGGCCAGTACTTCCAGAAGCTTGAAACAGCTGCAACGGGGGGAGCATTGCCAGATGTTATGTGGATGAATGGTGCTCATGTTGAACAATATGCGGAAGGGAAGGTCATTCTCCCGCTTAGTGACCTTGCAAAGGAAGATAACTATAGCTTGGATAATTATCCGAAATCATTAATTGATCTCTACACGTTTGATGGAAAGTTATATGGTATTCCAAAAGATTTTGATACAACAGGTTTATGGTACAACAAAAAAATCTTCGATGAAGCGGGTGTTCCATATCCAGATGAAACTTGGGATTGGGACAAGTTAAAGGCGGCTGCAGAAAAGCTGACAAATAAAGATAAGGGCATTTGGGGCTATGCTGCTGTAATGGGCAACCAAGGTGGCTATTATGATTTCATTTGGCAAAATGGCGGTTATATTATT
This Neobacillus sp. YX16 DNA region includes the following protein-coding sequences:
- a CDS encoding Gfo/Idh/MocA family oxidoreductase, with translation MKPLTAILIGAGDRGGRAYAPYALEYPNELKIIGLAEPNKERRIRYQQDHHISDENCYESWEEILNQETKIADIAIICTLDQNHFKPTMKALELGYHVLLEKPMSPDPVECIMMERAAQKYNRQFTICHVLRYTEFWATIKKIISKGDIGKVVSLQLNENVEVMHMSHSFVRGNWNNKGRTSPMILQKSCHDMDIISFVIGKDCKQVSSYGSLMHFKEENAPIGAPNRCLDGCPAEMECPFHAGRYYLGEGKGWAKKFTEDETNEGIIKALNETPYGKCVYRSDNDVVDHQVVNMEFEGGATATFSMCGFTREQTRIVQIMGTKGEIRGNMEENRISIFDFLTRQETVIHFDNPIGGHGGGDQGIMRTFLREIQYGNKQDSVSSASASVRSHLMAFAAEESRINQGQSINIDEYFTSLAGSVKS
- a CDS encoding sugar ABC transporter substrate-binding protein is translated as MKKWLIMLLTVFLGLLGLAGCSDSDTTSGNSKDGKVEITYGFWDKKQVPAIEEIIKLFNEKNPNINVKIELTPYGQYFQKLETAATGGALPDVMWMNGAHVEQYAEGKVILPLSDLAKEDNYSLDNYPKSLIDLYTFDGKLYGIPKDFDTTGLWYNKKIFDEAGVPYPDETWDWDKLKAAAEKLTNKDKGIWGYAAVMGNQGGYYDFIWQNGGYIISDDRKSVGFDQPEAIEALEYNISFIKEGLSPTQAQMSETAASELFTSGKIAMMFDGPWMVPEYKNNPDLNVAVVPKGKQRAVAIHGLSNVIAANTKHKDAAWEFVQFLGSKEAAEVFAKTGTVIPAFNGTQDAWVQAVPTLNLQAYIDGVEYSVPLPSVKSTGEIWQYETDALKKAWSEEISVKDAVKELSKKANEALSK